A section of the Rhizophagus irregularis chromosome 16, complete sequence genome encodes:
- a CDS encoding uncharacterized protein (SECRETED:cutsite_TYS-LI; SECRETED:prob_0.7135); SECRETED:SignalP(1-24) — protein sequence MKVKNSEFLNCLGFFLLSIISTYSLIPNDRVITDDPNDFDLLEGITYNIIHSMSEKNLVSVVNNIQVGISNDSNPYQHWSLRKVEGKNNVYNIINIGSRTNLDNNGKKVYVSSYEHDSNVNPYQHWIFMKIKNNTYNIANVRNESRSLDGSIDMMDFNLNFDQILISNKTPIIRDNRIENPTKATIEQTIDRTETKSNIFTLQIRKSESFEVGEHVDMSFEIDRNVFNKLNVKLESLSIEGNFSSTDEKTNRKIISDIVSYHIKHKVIVPPHTSIQVNVIIYMVNLVVPFTAKIHAIAKADRLNKSGKVDKMVNVDGNATLYYLQRESTKDVFVDENIYYINTNGTLEIDGYGFDSIKTKTISQESQESKPQESQESEPQESQESEPQEPQKSESTSKKPVMLYQILLIILQFHFSLFVN from the exons atgaaagtaaaaaatagtGAATTTCTTAATTGTTTAGGTTTTTTCCtattatctataatttctaCGTATTCATTAATTCCTAATGATCGAGTTATTACTGATGATCCTAATGATTTTGACTTATTAGAAggaattacatataatattatacactCTATGTCAGAAAAGAACCTAGTTAGcgttgttaataatattcaagttGGTATATCTAATGATTCTAATCCGTATCAACATTGGTCATTACGAAAGGTTGaaggaaaaaataatgtttataatatcataaatatagGATCACGtacaaatttagataataatggtaaaaaaGTATATGTTAGTAGTTATGAACATGATTCTAATGTTAATCCTTATCAACATTGgatatttatgaaaatcaaaaataatacatataatattgcTAATGTAAGAAATGAATCTCGAAGTTTAGATGGTAGTATAGATA tgatggattttaatttaaattttgatcaaaTATTGATTAGTAACAAAACACCAATTATTCGTGATAATAGAATTGAAAATCCAACAAAAGCTACTATAGAACAAACAATTGATAGAACAGAAACAAAATCCAATATCTTTACTTTACAAATTAGAAAGTCTGAATCATTTGAAGTTGGTGAACATGTTGATATGTCTTTTGAAATTGATAGAAAtgttttcaataaattaaatgtgaAATTAGAATCTTTAAGTATTGAAGGAAACTTTAGTTCAACGGATGAAAAAACAAacagaaaaattatatcagatatagtTTCATATCATATTAAACATAAAGTTATCGTTCCACCCCACACCTCTATACAagttaatgttattatatatatggtGAATCTTGTTGTACCCTTTACAGCAAAAATTCATGCTATTGCTAAAGCGGATAGATTGAACAAGAGTGGAAAAGTTGATAAAATGGTAAATGTTGATGGTAATGCAACATTATATTATCTTCAAAGGGAAAGTACCAAAGATGTATTTGtggatgaaaatatttattatatcaatacaAATGGTACTTTGGAAATAGATGGTTATGGATTTGATTCAATTAAAACCAAAACAATTTCACAAGAATCACAAGAATCTAAACCACAAGAATCACAAGAGTCTGAGCCACAAGAGTCACAAGAGTCTGAGCCACAAGAGCCACAAAAGTCTGAGTCTACCTCAAAGAAACCAGTTATgctttatcaaattttactaattatactACAATTCCACTTTTCATTGTTTGTAAATTGA
- a CDS encoding uncharacterized protein (SECRETED:cutsite_TYC-SL; SECRETED:prob_0.5033); SECRETED:SignalP(1-25): protein MKVIYKNNSLHYLGFFFFFIISTYCSLIPNDWVITHDPKDFDLIEGITYNIVHSISKKYLVSVGDHVQVGASDDSNSYQHWSLRKAEGKNYDVYNIINIGTGTNLDNDGKGVYASSLDHDSITNPYQHWIFIKIKDNTYNIVNTINEHGNIDSNGKIVYIGKSSKNNRYQQWLFEPINYKLITKVKDFVLDFENDKLQRKFVNLLSSNDTIKNPTNATIEQAFEKDATKSNSYTLEIRKSESLKVSGYISMSFEISLDIFDIFDILPVKAGVSVGTGIKGEIKETTEETYKETVTDTVSYRIKHKATVPPYTSVQVIAIANKVNYMVPFHAKIQITCKADRLNTDGKAIQMIDVDANAIRYYAQRENPGVEIMNENFFYIITNGTLKIDGYGYNSYTYAKNLPQDTLPPKPESTPKVPDSTPKVPESTPKVPESTPKTSESSPKNLVMFHQIILTLLQIMIMLQYTYQ from the coding sequence atgaaagtaatatataagaataattcTCTTCATTATTTgggatttttctttttctttataatttcaaCTTATTGTTCTTTAATTCCAAATGATTGGGTTATTACCCATGATCCTAAAGACTTTGACCTAATAGAAGGAATTACGTATAATATTGTACATTCCATATCAAAAAAGTACTTAGTTAGTGTTGGTGATCATGTTCAAGTTGGTGCATCTGATGATTCTAATTCATATCAACATTGGTCATTACGAAAGGCTGAAGGTAAAAATTATGATGTTTAtaacattataaatataggAACAGGTACAAATTTAGATAACGATGGTAAAGGAGTATATGCTAGTAGTCTTGACCATGATTCTATAACCAATCCTTATCAACATtggatatttataaaaatcaaagatAATACGTATAATATAGTCAATACAATAAACGAACATGGTAACATAGATAGTAATGgtaaaatagtttatattgGAAAATCTAGTAAGAATAATCGTTATCAACAATGGTTATTCGAacctattaattataaattaattacaaaagtAAAAGATTTCGTTTtagattttgaaaatgataaacTGCAACGTAAATTTGTTAACCTTTTAAGTAGTAACGATACAATTAAGAATCCAACAAATGCGACTATAGAGCAAGCATTTGAAAAAGATGCaacaaaatcaaattcttATACTTTGGAAATCAGAAAATCTGAGTCACTTAAAGTTAGTGGATATATTAGTATGTCTTTTGAAATTAGTctagatatttttgatatttttgatatattaccTGTGAAAGCTGGTGTTAGTGTTGGTACAGGGATTAAAGGTGAGATTAAAGAAACAACTGAAGAAACTTATAAAGAAACCGTGACAGATACAGTTTCATATCGTATTAAACATAAAGCTACCGTGCCACCCTATACCTCAGTACAAGTTATTGCTATTGCAAATAAGGTTAATTATATGGTACCTTTTCATGCAAAAATTCAAATCACTTGTAAAGCGGATAGACTGAATACAGACGGGAAAGCTATTCAAATGATTGATGTTGATGCCAATGCAATTAGATATTATGCTCAAAGAGAAAATCCTGGAGTCGAAATcatgaatgaaaattttttttatatcattacaAATGGCACACTAAAAATAGATGGCTATGGATATAATTCATATACTTATGCAAAAAATTTGCCGCAAGACACGTTACCTCCGAAGCCAGAGTCCACTCCAAAGGTGCCAGATTCCACTCCAAAGGTGCCAGAGTCAACTCCAAAGGTGCCAGAGTCCACTCCAAAGACATCAGAGTCCTCTCCGAAAAATCTAGTTATGTTTCATCAAATAATTCTCACATTATTGCAAATAATGATTATGTTACAATATACTTATCagtaa